The DNA segment GTTATAACTGATTTTAGAGAGAATAAAAAATAGTAAAGCTAAAGTAATAAGCAGAAAAAGAAAAATATATTGCTGATTTTCTAAAGCCTGTTCAAACATTTTTTTGTCTAGTTTATCACTTTTTGTAAAGCTTCTACGATAGCTTTAGATTCTAGTTCTTTAATTCTTTTTTCCAAAGATTCAACACTCTCATTTTCATCAAGAGTAAGTTTCTTTTGCAAAATATATTCACCCTCATCATAGTTTTCATTTACAAAATGAATAGTACATCCAGAAATCTTCTCTTTTGCCTCTATTACAGCTTTATGCACATTTGTTCCATACATCCCTTTTCCACCAAATTTGGGCAAAAGTGCAGGATGGGAATTTATAATTCTATTTTTATAAGTTGTTATTAGTTTTGTCTCTAATTTTTTCATATATCCAGAGAGAAAAATATAATCCACTTTAAACTCTTTCATCATAAGAGTTATTCTCTCATCTAAGCTTTCATTTGGATATTTTTTTGCATTTATTACATAGTTTGGGATATTTTTTTGAAAAGCTTTTTCTAAAACATTAGCCTCACTATTATTTGAAATTACAAGTACCACTTGCGCATCTAAACTTTTTTCTTCACAAGCTTTATAAATGGTTTC comes from the Halarcobacter ebronensis genome and includes:
- the purN gene encoding phosphoribosylglycinamide formyltransferase, which codes for MKRVGILASHNGSGFETIYKACEEKSLDAQVVLVISNNSEANVLEKAFQKNIPNYVINAKKYPNESLDERITLMMKEFKVDYIFLSGYMKKLETKLITTYKNRIINSHPALLPKFGGKGMYGTNVHKAVIEAKEKISGCTIHFVNENYDEGEYILQKKLTLDENESVESLEKRIKELESKAIVEALQKVIN